TATCGGTGCCGGTCAGCCTAACCGCATTGATTCTGTGAAAATTGCGATTGCACATGCCGAGACGAAGCCGGATTTTGCAAATGCTGTCCTAGCTTCCGATGCCTTTTTCCCAATGGACGACTCTGTCTCTTTTGCAGCTTCCAAAGGTATTTCTGCGATTGTCGAACCCGGGGGTTCGATTAAAGACAAAAATTCGATTGCCATGGCAAACAAACTGGGCGTCGTCCTCGTCTTTTCACACCGCCGGCATTTCCGCCACTAACACAAAAGGAGGGCTCATTAGTCATGGCTAAAGTATTAATCATTGGCACAGGTGCTCGCGAGCATAGCCTAGCCAAAACATTTCTGACAAGCAAACATGTCGACACTGTGATTGTCGCACCTGGCAATGACGGGATGATAGAGCTTGGCATCCAGACTGCGTCCGTGGCCGTGGATGATTTGCCCGGTTTGGTCGCTCTGGCGAAAAAAGAAGAGATCGACTTGACTTTTGTGGGCAGTGAAGAGCCGCTGGTTTTGGGCGTCGTTGATGCTTTTCAACAAGCCGGCCTGCGCATTTTCGGGCCAAATAAAGCGGCTGCTCAATTAGAAGGATCCAAGACATTCACCAAAAAAATCCTGCAATTAGCCCAGGCACCGACGGCAGCTTATCATACGGTTAGTTCACTGACCGATGCTGAAAAAATCGTGGCTGGCAAACAGTTTCCGCTTGTCTTTAAGCTAGACGGTTTAGCGGCTGGAAAGGGCGTCTCAATTATCAAAACGCGCCCAGAAGCTGCTGAAAAACTCACTGACATCTACAGCAAAAATCCTGCCGAAAGTCTGTTAATCGAAGACTTCATGTCTGGGATAGAGTTTTCAATGTTTACCTTAGTCGGCAGTCATGGACAAATCGTTAACTTGCCAGCGGCTCAGGATCACAAGCGCCGTTTTGATGCCGACAAAGGGCCTAATACTGGCGGCATGGGTGCCTATAGCCCGATGCTGCAGCTGCCGGATTCAGTCTTACAAGAGACAACAGACAAAATTATTCTGCCGACAATCCGGGCCATGGCCGCCAATCAGACACCTTTTGTCGGGGTCTTGTATTCCGGCTTGATGTTGACACAGGCAGGTGTTAAAGTCGTCGAATTCAATGTGCGTTTTGGCGATCCAGAGACACAGGTGATTCTGCCTCAATTGACCTCGGATTTTTACGAGCTGATCTCAGATCTGCTTGCTGGCAAAACGACTCAGGCAGCTTGGCAAGATCAAGACGTGTATTTAGGCGTTGATATCGCAGCTCCGGGTTATCCCGAAGATGTTCAGCCGGGCTTCCCAACGCCACTGCCAGCAGACTTGCCAGATGGTTTTGAGATTGATTATGCGGCCGTACGCAAGTCCGGCCAGCAATTCCTATCGACTGGCGGACGTGTGGCGACGATCGTGGTGCACGCTGCGACAATGCTGGCGGCACAAGAAAAAATTTATAAATATTTAGATCAGGCACATTTAAAACTGACTTATCGTCATGATATCGGTTATCAATTGGCCGATTTCCAGAAAAATTTTTCACGGCAGCATTAAGATTTGGCATTCTCGGCCAATTTAGCTGTTGCTTTTTTACTGATCTTTGGTAAGATAAATAACAATCAAGCAGGTATATCGTCGGATAATGGCTGACAGTTTCTACCCAGCACCTATGCTGGACTATCTGTGGATGTAGCTCTTTTTGGCATCCGCAGGGACTTCTTGAAGCTTTCTGCGAATGCCTTTTTGTATATAAACGTGAGGATAATATGACAGATTTTTCAAACAAATATAAGAAACTCGGATTGACTTTTGACGATGTTCTGCTGATCCCGGCCGCTTCAGATGTGACACCTGACCAAGTCAAACTGGGTACTGACCTGACACCGACTCTGCACTTGAATATCCCGATTCTAAGCGCAGCTATGGATACAGTCACAGAACACGCCATGGCCGCGCAATTGGCTTTAAATGGCGGCATGGGCGTGATTCACAAGAACATGCTGATCGCAGATCAAGCTGCTGAAGTCGCCAAAGTCAAGGCCACGGCAGTTGATTTAAACAAGTATCCCAATGCTGCTATTGATTCAAAGGGCCAGCTGATTGTTGCGGCTGGTGTTGGTGTGACAAACGATACCTTAGACCGCGTCACCGCTTTAGTCTCAGCTGGTGCAAACGCCATCGTCGTTGATTCAGCTCACGGTCATTCGGCTGGTGTTTTAAGAAAAATCCGTGACATCCGCAGCGCTTATCCAACCTTGAATATTATTGGCGGCAACATCGCCACTGAATCTGGTGCCAAAGCCTTATTCGATGCCGGTGCTGATGTTGCCAAAGTCGGTATCGGTCCTGGTTCGATCTGCACGACGCGTGTTGTTGCCGGTGTTGGCGTTCCGCAAATTACAGCCATTACCGATGCTGCCCAAGCTGCAGCTGATTATGGCAAGACAATCATCGCTGATGGCGGTATGAAGTGGTCCGGCGATATTGTCAAAGCGATTGCTGCCGGTGGCAATGCTGTCATGCTGGGCTCGATGTTGGCCGGCACCAAAGAAGCACCTGGTGAAGTGATCACAGGCGAAGATGGCAAACAATACAAAACTTACCGCGGCATGGGATCCATGGCAGCTATGCAGAATGGTTCTAAAGACCGTTACTTCCAAGGCGAAGTCAAAGAGGTCAACAAACTGGTTCCTGAAGGTATCGAAGCCGTGACTGCATATAAAGGCACTGTCGATGACGTGATCTTTGAAGACCTTGGCGGCATCCGTGCCGGCATGGGTTACACAGGTTCTGCCGACATCAAAGATCTGATCGAAAAAGCTGAATTTGTCCAGATTACAAATGCTGGTTTGATCGAATCTCACCCGCACGATGTCCATATTACAAAAGCTGCCCCAAATTACGTCCGGATTTGATAACGTTCGTGTTCTAATCGCATATAGTAATTCACGTCGAGAACAACGACGTGTTTTTTTGATTATTTAGAACTTTAGGAGATTTTATGGCTGGAATTGTCGTAGTAGGATCGCAATGGGGAGACGAAGGCAAAGGCAAGGTTGTTGACTTGTTTTGCCAAACGGCTGACGCAGTCGCCCGCTATCAAGGTGGTGATAACGCGGGTCATACGGTATATCATGGCGGCAATAAATTCGAATTGTCGGCGCTGCCGGTGGGTATCATCAATCCCAAACATTTAGCAATTATCGGCAACGGTGAAGTTGTCAATCCAAAAGAATTACTGACAGAAATGAAAGGCTTGTCGGAGCGCGGTATTGATCTATCCGGCTTGCGCATTTCGGATCGAGCACAGGTGATTATGCCATATCATATTGCCTTGGACGGCTTGGCAGAAGAAGCCAGCGGCGGCCGTATCGGTACGACGAAAAAGGGCATCGGCCCGACTTACGCTGATAAAATCAATCGGCAGGGCATTCGCATGGTGGATTTAATTGATCCAGAAGCCTTTGCCGAAGCACTAAAACAAGTGCTGCCTTTAAAGAATAATGAAATTACGAAATTATACGGCGGACAGCCTTTTGATTATGAGACTGTTTATAACGAATACAGCGCCTACGGAAAAGAACTAGCCAAATATGTGACGGATGTCACGGTTCTCATGGACGAATTGACGCGGGAAAACAAGCGGATCGTCTTTGAAGGCGCTCAGGGCGTCATGCTGGATATCGACCACGGTACTTATCCTTTTGTCACCTCATCAAATCCCGTTGGTGCCGGTGCTGCTGTTGGCACAGGTGTCGGCCCGGATAAAATCCATGAAGTTGCCGGCGTTGTCAAAGCTTATACCTCGCGTGTCGGCGAAGGGCCTTTCCCGACTGAATTGAAAAACGAAATGGGCAGCCATATCCGCGAAATCGGTCACGAATACGGCGTGATTACGAAACGTCCCCGCCGGATCGGCTGGCTGGACACAGTTGCTTTGCGCCATGCCGTTCTAGTTGCCGGCATCACGGAATTAGCAGTTAATTCATTGGATGTGCTTTCCGGCTTAAAAGAAGTTAAAATCGCGGTTGCCTACGAAAAAGATGGCCAGCGTATTGACAATTTCCCAGCCAATCTGCGTTTGCTAAAAGGCGCGACTGCGATCTATGAGACGCTGCCGGGCTGGTCGGAAGATATTAGTGATGACGCGCATTTTGAAGATCTGCCAGTCAATGCACAAAATTATTTGAAACGGATTTCCGAATTGCTGGAGCGGCCGCTATTGAGCTTTGCTGTCGGCCCGCATGCTGAACAGACTCACTTGCTGAAAGATCTTTGGTCTGACGGCAGAGAGGCGATGCATACCGCATGATTGATCGATATACGAATCCGGAAATGGGCGCCGTTTGGGAACTGCAGAATCAGTACCAGACCTGGCTGGAAGTTGAAATTGCCGTTGACCAGGCTTGGGCCAATTATGGCGCGATTCCACAAGCTGATGTGGACGCTATTCGCGCTAAGGCACATTTCAATGTTGACCGAATCGCAGAGATCGAAGCACAGACGCATCATGATGTTGTCGCTTTTACACGTGATTTATCAGAATCTTTGGGTCCAGAAAAACGCTGGATCCATTTTGGCTTGACCTCCACTGATGTCGTCGATACAGCTCAAGGCTTGCGTTTAAAACAAGCTAATCAAATCATCAAAAAAGATTTAGCTGCCTATCTGGCACAAATCAAGGTCATGGCGCTGAAATACAAAAAGACTGTCATGATGGGCCGGACACACGGTGTTCAAGCTGAGCCGACGACTTTTGGCTTGGTTGTGGCACGTTATTATGAAGAGACCCTGCGAAACATCCAGCGTTTTAATATCTCCTCTAAAGCACTAGAGACGGGCAAATTATCCGGTGCTGTCGGGACTTTTGCTAATATTCCCATGTCTGTCGAGGAAGACGCCATGGCCCAATTAGACTTAACGCCTCAGCCGATTGCTTCTCAAGTCCTGCCGCGTGATCTGCATGCGGCTTACATTAATGACATTGCCTTAATTGCGACCGGAATTGAGAATTTTGCGACGGAAATTCGCGGCCTGCAGCGCTCAGAAATTCATGAAGTCGAAGAGAATTTCGCGGCCGGTCAGAAGGGTTCATCGTCAATGCCACATAAAAGAAATCCGATTGGCTCGGAAAACATGACTGGTCTTGCCCGCGTGATTCGCGGCCACATGCAGACAGCCATGGACGATATTACTTTGTGGCATGAACGCGATATTTCTCATTCATCTGCCGAACGGATTATCCTGCCGGACACGACGATCCTGATCGATTACATGCTTCAGCGTTTTACCGGCATCCTCAGCAAGCTGGCTGTCTTCCCGGAGACGATGAAGGCCAACATGCATCGGACTTACGGCCTGATTTATTCGCAGCGTCTGCTGTTGAAGCTGATCGATAAAGGCCTGAGCCGAGAAGAAGCTTACGACACAATTCAGCCTTTGACAGCCCGTTCCTGGGACGAACACAAGATGTTCAAGGATCTGGTCGAAGGGGATAGCAAAGTAACAAAAATTTTGACTCAAGCAGAAATCGACGACGCTTTTGATTATCACTATCATCTGCGCAATGTCGATAAAATATTTGAACGGATAGGTTTGGAGGAATCATGAACGCGTTAGTGAGCCACCCGGCGATTAAATCAGTCTTAGCCACGGAAACGGATATCTCGGCAGTTGTCCAGCATCTGGCTGATCAATTGGACAAGAAATTTGCTGAATCTGATCCGCGGCCGCTTTTTATCTCCGTCTTAAAAGGGGCAGCCATTTTTACAACGGATCTACTGCGGAAAATGACTGTTGATGTCGACCTGGATTATATTGATGTCAAATCTTATAACAACACTGAATCGACTGGTAACATCCGCGTCACCCATGATGTCGATACAGATATGACAGGTCGCGATGTCGTGGTCGTCGATGAGATTGTCGATACAGGCCGCACAATGAAGTGGCTGCGCGATTATTTCATGTTAAAAGGCGCCAAGTCAGTCACAACGGTCGTCTTGACTGATAAAAAAGCTGCTCGTATCGTCGAAGTTCCGATTGATTACGCGGGCCTGCAAGTGCCAAATTCTTTCTTGGTCGGCTACGGCATGGATTACAATAGTTATTTTCGCAATCTGCCCGTGATTGCGATCATTGATACGACAAAATTGGATACGATTAAGTAATGGTAGAAATCGATAAAAAATACGACAAAGTCTTGGTGCTGGATTACGGCAGCCAATATAATCAATTGATTACACGCAGAATCCGTGAATTCGGCGTTTTTTCCGAATTGAAATCGCGCAAGATGACGATTGACGAAATCAAAGCTTATGCACCAAAAGCGATTATCTTATCCGGTGGGCCAAAATCCGTCTACGCCGAGGATGCTTTTACGATTGATCCAGAGATGTTTGAATTGGGCATTCCGCTACTA
The Oenococcus kitaharae DSM 17330 DNA segment above includes these coding regions:
- the purB gene encoding adenylosuccinate lyase — encoded protein: MIDRYTNPEMGAVWELQNQYQTWLEVEIAVDQAWANYGAIPQADVDAIRAKAHFNVDRIAEIEAQTHHDVVAFTRDLSESLGPEKRWIHFGLTSTDVVDTAQGLRLKQANQIIKKDLAAYLAQIKVMALKYKKTVMMGRTHGVQAEPTTFGLVVARYYEETLRNIQRFNISSKALETGKLSGAVGTFANIPMSVEEDAMAQLDLTPQPIASQVLPRDLHAAYINDIALIATGIENFATEIRGLQRSEIHEVEENFAAGQKGSSSMPHKRNPIGSENMTGLARVIRGHMQTAMDDITLWHERDISHSSAERIILPDTTILIDYMLQRFTGILSKLAVFPETMKANMHRTYGLIYSQRLLLKLIDKGLSREEAYDTIQPLTARSWDEHKMFKDLVEGDSKVTKILTQAEIDDAFDYHYHLRNVDKIFERIGLEES
- a CDS encoding adenylosuccinate synthase, which encodes MAGIVVVGSQWGDEGKGKVVDLFCQTADAVARYQGGDNAGHTVYHGGNKFELSALPVGIINPKHLAIIGNGEVVNPKELLTEMKGLSERGIDLSGLRISDRAQVIMPYHIALDGLAEEASGGRIGTTKKGIGPTYADKINRQGIRMVDLIDPEAFAEALKQVLPLKNNEITKLYGGQPFDYETVYNEYSAYGKELAKYVTDVTVLMDELTRENKRIVFEGAQGVMLDIDHGTYPFVTSSNPVGAGAAVGTGVGPDKIHEVAGVVKAYTSRVGEGPFPTELKNEMGSHIREIGHEYGVITKRPRRIGWLDTVALRHAVLVAGITELAVNSLDVLSGLKEVKIAVAYEKDGQRIDNFPANLRLLKGATAIYETLPGWSEDISDDAHFEDLPVNAQNYLKRISELLERPLLSFAVGPHAEQTHLLKDLWSDGREAMHTA
- the purD gene encoding phosphoribosylamine--glycine ligase yields the protein MAKVLIIGTGAREHSLAKTFLTSKHVDTVIVAPGNDGMIELGIQTASVAVDDLPGLVALAKKEEIDLTFVGSEEPLVLGVVDAFQQAGLRIFGPNKAAAQLEGSKTFTKKILQLAQAPTAAYHTVSSLTDAEKIVAGKQFPLVFKLDGLAAGKGVSIIKTRPEAAEKLTDIYSKNPAESLLIEDFMSGIEFSMFTLVGSHGQIVNLPAAQDHKRRFDADKGPNTGGMGAYSPMLQLPDSVLQETTDKIILPTIRAMAANQTPFVGVLYSGLMLTQAGVKVVEFNVRFGDPETQVILPQLTSDFYELISDLLAGKTTQAAWQDQDVYLGVDIAAPGYPEDVQPGFPTPLPADLPDGFEIDYAAVRKSGQQFLSTGGRVATIVVHAATMLAAQEKIYKYLDQAHLKLTYRHDIGYQLADFQKNFSRQH
- the guaB gene encoding IMP dehydrogenase, which produces MTDFSNKYKKLGLTFDDVLLIPAASDVTPDQVKLGTDLTPTLHLNIPILSAAMDTVTEHAMAAQLALNGGMGVIHKNMLIADQAAEVAKVKATAVDLNKYPNAAIDSKGQLIVAAGVGVTNDTLDRVTALVSAGANAIVVDSAHGHSAGVLRKIRDIRSAYPTLNIIGGNIATESGAKALFDAGADVAKVGIGPGSICTTRVVAGVGVPQITAITDAAQAAADYGKTIIADGGMKWSGDIVKAIAAGGNAVMLGSMLAGTKEAPGEVITGEDGKQYKTYRGMGSMAAMQNGSKDRYFQGEVKEVNKLVPEGIEAVTAYKGTVDDVIFEDLGGIRAGMGYTGSADIKDLIEKAEFVQITNAGLIESHPHDVHITKAAPNYVRI
- the hpt gene encoding hypoxanthine phosphoribosyltransferase yields the protein MNALVSHPAIKSVLATETDISAVVQHLADQLDKKFAESDPRPLFISVLKGAAIFTTDLLRKMTVDVDLDYIDVKSYNNTESTGNIRVTHDVDTDMTGRDVVVVDEIVDTGRTMKWLRDYFMLKGAKSVTTVVLTDKKAARIVEVPIDYAGLQVPNSFLVGYGMDYNSYFRNLPVIAIIDTTKLDTIK